In Bacteroides coprosuis DSM 18011, the following are encoded in one genomic region:
- a CDS encoding hypothetical protein (KEGG: pcb:PC000454.02.0 hypothetical protein~SPTR: Putative uncharacterized protein;~IMG reference gene:2504107230) — MKNPRSQERTYTLCSLIILHIVGYYILLTYFRTNWSILIYGVIIMSLFFLFLEGYRFRKEVRMAYLSSFFTFGMAFGLSFFTSWFDRHLLSIGFIALQMGIYKFLAGEIMLKIPFKVRRMVLN; from the coding sequence ATGAAAAACCCAAGATCACAAGAGCGAACTTACACTCTTTGTTCTCTCATTATACTACATATAGTGGGGTATTACATACTCCTCACTTATTTTCGGACCAATTGGAGCATACTGATTTATGGTGTGATCATAATGAGCCTATTCTTTTTGTTTCTTGAAGGTTATCGCTTTCGCAAGGAAGTGAGAATGGCTTACCTAAGCTCTTTCTTTACATTTGGTATGGCTTTTGGATTATCTTTTTTTACAAGTTGGTTCGATAGGCATTTGCTGTCTATTGGCTTTATTGCTTTACAAATGGGTATCTATAAGTTTCTGGCAGGAGAAATTATGCTGAAAATCCCATTTAAAGTGCGACGTATGGTTCTAAATTAA
- a CDS encoding hypothetical protein (KEGG: msi:Msm_1724 hypothetical protein~SPTR: Conserved hypothetical membrane protein Msm_1724;~IMG reference gene:2504107233) yields the protein MQILSYKSRTLALTAIIIILLMVYTIIPSTKIVLAGVVLLVFDFWKNYESRSNAVVIGLSVATLISIILEFINISSYQFYIEIGIILLIIATILYYVFGRKVRHKEL from the coding sequence ATGCAAATATTAAGCTATAAAAGTCGAACGTTGGCTTTAACTGCAATAATTATCATATTGCTTATGGTATATACAATTATACCAAGTACAAAAATTGTATTGGCTGGAGTGGTTCTGTTGGTCTTCGACTTTTGGAAAAACTACGAATCACGAAGTAATGCAGTAGTAATAGGGCTATCGGTAGCCACTTTAATCTCCATTATTTTGGAGTTTATAAATATCAGCTCTTATCAATTTTATATTGAAATAGGGATTATACTGCTTATTATAGCTACCATTTTGTACTATGTATTTGGTCGTAAAGTTCGCCATAAAGAACTCTAG
- a CDS encoding hypothetical protein (KEGG: sab:SAB0978 cell division protein~SPTR: Putative uncharacterized protein;~IMG reference gene:2504107229) — MKKSVEMYKIATVLSVFLIYLIGNSVMVAGGVSLSYKIIFFEIIFMLGVLLSIDLYITLREQIGMQVLIYTLCSIWVIIYDTSWGDKYWLSLAFLGLYSYLYRTIFIKKQSLHVVKKPIPLWSI, encoded by the coding sequence ATGAAGAAGTCTGTAGAAATGTATAAAATTGCTACTGTTTTATCTGTTTTCTTAATCTATCTAATAGGTAATTCAGTTATGGTAGCAGGAGGCGTTTCTCTAAGTTATAAAATTATCTTTTTTGAGATAATTTTTATGCTTGGTGTATTACTTTCTATAGACCTTTATATTACATTAAGGGAGCAAATCGGTATGCAAGTGCTTATTTATACTCTGTGCTCTATATGGGTTATAATCTATGATACCTCTTGGGGAGATAAGTATTGGCTATCTCTGGCTTTTTTAGGCTTATATAGTTATTTATATAGGACTATCTTTATTAAAAAACAATCACTCCATGTAGTTAAAAAACCTATTCCTTTGTGGTCTATTTGA
- a CDS encoding hypothetical protein (KEGG: dha:DEHA2D02090g DEHA2D02090p~SPTR: DEHA2D02090p;~IMG reference gene:2504107231) has protein sequence MQIYLLLLICTNKIQNNYYYANNKAKYLSERSKIVCNRASVKENYFKINIPLKGCTK, from the coding sequence ATGCAAATCTATCTATTGCTACTTATTTGCACTAACAAGATACAAAATAATTACTATTATGCAAATAATAAAGCTAAATATTTATCGGAAAGGAGCAAAATAGTTTGTAATCGTGCAAGTGTAAAAGAAAATTATTTTAAGATCAACATTCCTCTAAAAGGCTGTACAAAATAG
- a CDS encoding hypothetical protein (KEGG: bth:BT_0864 putative permease~SPTR: Putative permease;~IMG reference gene:2504107232), with translation MKSLNLEKRTLILSGAILVALAISSLTSSMLAAILIMLVMLFDYDNVSLPRSKTTVGVLHVLATLSVIFQYLTNVPYKEVYVGVFILAIMGVVLYQVFAIKAYKSELN, from the coding sequence ATGAAATCGCTAAATCTTGAAAAGAGAACATTGATTCTATCAGGAGCAATTCTAGTTGCATTAGCTATAAGCTCTTTAACTTCTAGTATGCTTGCTGCGATTCTAATTATGCTAGTGATGCTTTTCGACTACGACAACGTTAGTTTGCCAAGAAGCAAGACAACAGTAGGAGTGTTGCATGTGTTAGCTACATTAAGTGTTATCTTCCAGTATCTCACTAATGTACCCTATAAAGAAGTATATGTGGGTGTGTTTATATTAGCTATCATGGGAGTTGTTCTTTACCAAGTATTTGCAATTAAGGCGTATAAAAGTGAATTAAACTAA